In Nocardioides nitrophenolicus, the genomic window GGCGGAATGTCCGTCCGTGCGCTCCTCCATCCAGGCGACCCGCTCCCGCACGACCGCCCGCATCGTGGCCGCGTCCGGCACCCGGTGGTGGCCGGACAGGTAGGAGCCGATCCACACCGCCGACATCTCGGCCGACAGCGGGGAGAAGAACGAGGAGTTGTAGCCGGCGAAGGTCAGGTCGGGCACGTCGACCGGCAGGATCTGCCGGTAGAGCGCGAAGTTGCCGCGCTCGTCGAGCAGCCGGCGCTGGACCTCCTCCGGCAGGAAGGGCACCTCCTGGCGGAAGCCGGTCCCGCACACGACCACGTCGGCCGGCACCACCGCGCCGTCGGTCAGCTCGGCGTGCGGCCGCCCGTCCTTCTCCAGGAAGCGGGCGACGACCGTGTCCCGGTGCACGCCGATGGTGCCGTCGGCCACGGCCTCGTAGAAGCCCTCGGTCGCGAGCGACACCGACGCCTTGGCGATGCTCGCGAACGGCGCTTCCGGCACCAGGCCGAGCCGGTCGAGCCCGAGCTGGCCGGTGACCACCTTCTCGACGCTCCCGAGCATCGCGCCCGGCAGCGCCGAGTCGCGGGCGTGCAGCACGCGCTCGACGCCGCTCAGCCGCTGGTAGGGGAAGAGCCCCTCCCCGAGGCGGGTGAGCAGCAGGTACTTGTAGTTGAGCACGCCCTTGATCCGGCGCGGCACCTTCCACAGCAGCCCGCGGGCCACGACGGTGGTGCTCGCGGCGACCCGGCTCACCTCGACGGCGACGTCGCACGACGACTTCCCGTAGCCCACCATCACGACGTGGCGGTCACGGACCTCGTCGAGGCTCGCGAGCTCGCTGGTCGCGATCAGCCGGCCGCCGGCCGCGGTCAGCTCGGCGACCCCGTCGAAGTCCGGGATCGCCGGCTCGCAGAAGATGCCGTTGGCCACGACGAGGTGGTCGAAGTGCTCGGTGCCCGCCTCCTGCCCGGAGGTGACGACCTCCCAGCCGCCGCCCTCGGCGGGCGCGGCCCGCTCGACCTCGGTGCCCAGGCGCAGGCACGGGGCCAGGCCGAAGCGGTCGACGTATGCCTCGAGGTACTGCTGCACCTGCGCGCCCTCCAGCCACTGGGGGAAGGCGCGTGGCATCGGGTGGTCGGAGTAGCGATAGGTCTGCTTGTTGTTCTGCGTCCGCAGTCCGGGGTAGCGGCGGGTGAGGCTCCACACCCCGCCGACGTCCGGCGCCTTGTCGTGGACGGTGACCTCGTGGCCGAGCTGGCGGAGCACCTTGGCCGAGGCGAGCCCGGCGAAGCCGGCCCCGACGATCGCGATCCTCATCGGCCCTCCGTCAGCAGCGGGATGGCGGGCACGGCCTGCTCGGGACCGAGCGCGGAGTAGCCGCCGTCGACGGCCCAGTCGGCCCCGGTGACGACCGAGGCCGCGTCGGAGACCAGGAAGGCGACGACCTCGCCGACCTCCGCCGGGTCGGCGACCCGGCCGGTGAGGTGGAAGGGCGCGGCGACGGCGTCGGTGCGGGCCCGGTCGCCGCCGGAGAGCTGGTCCATCACCTTCGACCAGGTCCACCCGGGGCTGACCGAGTTGACCCGGACGCCGT contains:
- a CDS encoding flavin-containing monooxygenase, with translation MRIAIVGAGFAGLASAKVLRQLGHEVTVHDKAPDVGGVWSLTRRYPGLRTQNNKQTYRYSDHPMPRAFPQWLEGAQVQQYLEAYVDRFGLAPCLRLGTEVERAAPAEGGGWEVVTSGQEAGTEHFDHLVVANGIFCEPAIPDFDGVAELTAAGGRLIATSELASLDEVRDRHVVMVGYGKSSCDVAVEVSRVAASTTVVARGLLWKVPRRIKGVLNYKYLLLTRLGEGLFPYQRLSGVERVLHARDSALPGAMLGSVEKVVTGQLGLDRLGLVPEAPFASIAKASVSLATEGFYEAVADGTIGVHRDTVVARFLEKDGRPHAELTDGAVVPADVVVCGTGFRQEVPFLPEEVQRRLLDERGNFALYRQILPVDVPDLTFAGYNSSFFSPLSAEMSAVWIGSYLSGHHRVPDAATMRAVVRERVAWMEERTDGHSARGTNVVPFSMHNIDEVLAEVGLDVGRGTKALQWLLPVRPASYRRITRRLARRVGSADSP